One Natrinema halophilum genomic window carries:
- a CDS encoding sialidase family protein, whose protein sequence is MTADCRPTRRRFLAAVGGAAASLALAGCGGTDSEWVAADVPTDAALYDVVPTARGAYAVGEDGVVLARTDGDWTVALENGLSDAGDGLRTAAVTSNGQAIWMAGDSGALGLYDVVADHVVDFSAPKEKTTSWTTIAAAGLAGDERITVINSSGELLNGRRDGADVEWGAVSKPGSGSSVTDVDLTSLAYGYIIDTDGGVFESRDGGVTWTRIGIDGAGVNFAAVAAIDTGHVTVAGGNGAVYGYNGVNWSRTTLGEQPITALARNRDTALAVSSSGMIYERSFDGWEPRVRLRPGNELHAVALGTARSPRLVVGESGTVYERRF, encoded by the coding sequence ATGACGGCCGATTGCCGTCCGACGCGCCGGCGCTTCCTCGCAGCGGTCGGCGGCGCGGCCGCCTCGCTTGCGCTGGCCGGTTGCGGCGGGACCGACAGCGAGTGGGTTGCGGCCGACGTTCCTACGGACGCGGCGCTGTACGACGTCGTACCGACAGCTCGGGGCGCCTACGCCGTCGGCGAGGATGGCGTCGTCCTCGCCCGCACCGATGGCGACTGGACTGTTGCTCTCGAGAACGGCCTCTCGGACGCGGGCGACGGACTCCGGACCGCGGCGGTGACGAGCAACGGCCAGGCGATATGGATGGCCGGGGACAGCGGCGCACTCGGCCTGTACGACGTCGTCGCCGATCACGTCGTTGACTTTTCGGCACCGAAAGAGAAGACGACCTCATGGACGACGATCGCCGCCGCCGGACTGGCCGGCGACGAACGGATCACGGTCATCAACAGCTCCGGTGAACTCCTCAACGGCCGACGCGACGGTGCGGACGTCGAGTGGGGCGCCGTCAGCAAACCCGGGAGCGGCTCGAGCGTGACCGACGTCGACCTCACGTCGCTCGCGTACGGCTATATCATCGACACCGACGGCGGGGTCTTCGAGTCCCGCGACGGCGGGGTCACCTGGACCCGCATCGGCATCGACGGAGCCGGCGTCAATTTCGCTGCGGTCGCCGCCATCGACACCGGCCACGTCACGGTCGCCGGCGGGAACGGTGCCGTCTACGGCTACAACGGCGTCAACTGGTCGCGTACGACCCTCGGCGAGCAGCCGATCACGGCGCTCGCGCGAAACCGAGACACCGCACTGGCGGTCTCCTCGTCGGGCATGATCTACGAACGCAGCTTCGACGGCTGGGAGCCCCGCGTCCGCCTTCGGCCCGGCAACGAGTTGCACGCAGTCGCGCTCGGTACGGCCCGGTCACCCCGTCTCGTCGTCGGCGAGTCGGGGACGGTGTATGAGCGACGGTTCTGA
- a CDS encoding N-acyl homoserine lactonase family protein, with the protein MVDATLTPIDRGTVTSDVNNAIEGFVLGTADEPNPQTVMGESPVYNIVIDHPDGLVLWDTGSHPDAADGHWPDELYAAFEHTGLRPLEDDLADAGYDVSDIDFVIQSHLHLDHAGGLYAFEGTDTPVYVHEEELKYAYYSAKTDAGGDAYIAGDFDRDLNWEVVHGDRQYVFDGLEFVRLPGHTPGLLGVKLDLDDAGTVILAGDQAFTRPNYDRELPMGGELLWSKRDWFESLRTLKDLERRHDARIVCGHAPGDLEAMQTGL; encoded by the coding sequence ATGGTCGACGCGACTCTCACACCCATCGATCGCGGGACGGTCACCAGTGACGTCAATAATGCTATCGAAGGATTCGTCCTCGGAACGGCCGACGAGCCGAACCCCCAGACAGTTATGGGCGAGAGTCCGGTCTACAACATCGTCATCGATCACCCCGACGGATTAGTTCTCTGGGATACCGGTTCTCACCCCGACGCTGCCGACGGCCACTGGCCCGACGAACTGTACGCCGCCTTCGAACACACCGGTCTCCGGCCGCTCGAGGACGACCTGGCAGATGCCGGATACGACGTTTCTGACATCGACTTCGTAATCCAGTCACACCTCCATCTCGATCACGCCGGCGGTCTCTACGCGTTCGAAGGGACCGACACTCCGGTCTACGTCCACGAGGAAGAACTGAAATACGCATACTACAGTGCCAAGACCGACGCGGGTGGCGATGCCTACATCGCCGGCGACTTCGACCGCGACCTCAACTGGGAGGTCGTCCACGGCGACCGACAGTACGTCTTCGACGGTTTGGAGTTCGTTCGGCTGCCCGGCCATACGCCCGGCCTGCTCGGCGTCAAACTCGACCTCGACGATGCTGGCACGGTGATTCTTGCCGGTGACCAGGCATTCACGCGGCCGAACTACGATCGCGAACTGCCGATGGGCGGCGAACTCCTCTGGAGCAAGCGCGACTGGTTCGAGAGTCTGCGGACGCTCAAAGACCTCGAGCGTCGCCACGATGCGCGGATCGTCTGTGGTCACGCGCCGGGCGACCTCGAGGCGATGCAAACGGGCCTGTAG
- a CDS encoding metallophosphoesterase: MTAVDGDVDVPFSVHDRAVSVPAAETLVLSDVHLGKAAASSVDAPIDDGADSVERLSGLLEATDPATVVVAGDLLHSFSRLPSGVERDLGRLVDAVDAAGADLVVTPGNHDAMLERAFDGETATEYRLTDGETVVCHGHDRPDASAERYVIGHDHPALSVDGRKHPCVLYGPDAYEGAAVLVLPAFTRLAAGATVNGMFGRDFQSPLVRTADAFYPAISDGSSGETLWFPPLGELRRLL, translated from the coding sequence ATGACCGCCGTCGACGGTGACGTCGACGTGCCGTTTTCCGTCCACGACCGTGCCGTCTCGGTCCCCGCCGCCGAGACGCTCGTTCTCTCGGACGTTCACCTCGGTAAAGCGGCCGCATCGAGCGTCGACGCACCGATCGACGACGGGGCTGATTCCGTCGAACGCCTCAGCGGACTCCTCGAAGCGACCGATCCGGCCACGGTCGTCGTCGCGGGCGACCTGTTGCACTCGTTTTCGCGGCTCCCGTCCGGAGTCGAGCGCGACCTCGGTCGACTCGTCGACGCCGTCGACGCGGCCGGTGCCGATCTGGTCGTCACGCCTGGCAATCACGACGCGATGCTCGAGCGGGCCTTCGACGGGGAGACCGCGACTGAGTATCGTCTGACCGACGGCGAAACCGTCGTCTGTCACGGTCACGACCGGCCCGATGCGTCGGCCGAGCGGTACGTCATCGGCCACGACCATCCGGCGCTGTCGGTCGACGGGCGCAAACATCCCTGCGTTCTCTACGGGCCCGACGCGTACGAGGGTGCAGCCGTTCTCGTTCTGCCGGCGTTTACGCGTCTCGCCGCGGGAGCGACGGTCAACGGGATGTTCGGTCGCGATTTCCAGTCGCCGCTCGTCCGAACTGCCGATGCGTTCTACCCGGCGATCAGCGACGGATCGAGCGGCGAGACGCTCTGGTTTCCGCCGCTTGGCGAACTGCGTCGGCTTCTGTAA
- a CDS encoding transporter, whose protein sequence is MVRASTIVLVVGVGLLFVPIPPIATILGVLVILVGAGLRVLTDH, encoded by the coding sequence ATGGTCAGAGCTTCGACAATCGTTCTCGTCGTCGGCGTGGGACTGCTATTCGTCCCGATTCCGCCCATCGCGACGATTCTCGGCGTCCTCGTGATCCTCGTCGGTGCTGGGCTCAGGGTCCTGACCGATCACTGA
- a CDS encoding bacterio-opsin activator domain-containing protein, producing MATEATFTVPSDQFPLGTVFEQLPDVTVTLERIIPAQDVVVPYFWVRGRDVDDIEGAFGDHPGVADIRLVDSVADEYLLRVEWAVEYSGVLSALVETGVPLIKAVGTNEQWTFEVRGDDRNEIAEFQTQCRESDVPITVTKLQALTPIETGTEASLTETQQEALVLAYDRGYFESPREVTMEELGDELDITQQAVASRLRRGIKHILENTLSETGPPNR from the coding sequence ATGGCTACCGAGGCTACCTTTACGGTTCCGTCGGATCAGTTTCCCCTGGGAACCGTCTTCGAGCAGTTGCCCGACGTAACCGTCACGTTGGAGCGGATCATTCCGGCACAGGACGTGGTAGTTCCCTACTTCTGGGTGCGGGGAAGGGATGTCGACGACATCGAAGGTGCGTTTGGCGACCATCCCGGCGTTGCTGACATTCGTCTCGTCGATTCCGTCGCGGACGAGTATCTGTTACGAGTCGAGTGGGCGGTCGAGTACTCCGGCGTTCTGAGCGCGCTAGTGGAGACGGGAGTTCCGCTCATCAAGGCCGTTGGCACGAACGAGCAGTGGACGTTCGAGGTCCGAGGGGACGACCGAAACGAAATCGCAGAGTTTCAAACGCAGTGTCGGGAGTCCGACGTCCCGATTACCGTGACGAAGCTACAGGCGCTTACGCCCATCGAGACGGGAACCGAAGCGTCGCTGACCGAGACCCAACAGGAGGCGCTGGTGCTTGCGTACGATCGCGGATACTTCGAGTCCCCGCGCGAGGTAACAATGGAAGAACTCGGCGACGAACTGGACATCACCCAGCAGGCCGTCGCGTCTCGACTTCGGCGCGGGATCAAGCACATCCTCGAGAATACCCTTTCCGAAACGGGACCGCCGAATCGATAG
- a CDS encoding NAD(P)/FAD-dependent oxidoreductase, whose translation MASTPDVIIVGGGLAGLVAARHLAGGGADVTLYERRGTVGGRVRTVERDGYRFDRGFQVLFTAYPAVRRELDLEALSLRQFAPGATIGGPNGRSTLADPLREPGTIPATLTNPFVSVGDAVRVARLWWNLRRTDPDAIFADASDTSIAAYLRDRGFSNRFVDGFVAPFYGGITLDRSLSTSSRVFEYTFRTLAAGDIAVPASGMGEIPAQLAARVRELGGTIETGVTVESVSEVTDDSNTVEASEPDGGVTVETDDGTAEADVVVIATDPPSARDLTGIASIPTDARACVTQYYALPPDTGLETGRRLLLNATGEGPNHVVPHSAVAPEYAPDDATLISATYLGERSETCEQSTGSGASRGANDREMSLVDRTRSTLESWYPGRGFDELEPIRTERISFAQFEQPPGFRERLPDIRDPAGPIYLAGDYTRWSSLQGAMESGRRAAKAVIDDRSG comes from the coding sequence ATGGCTTCGACACCCGACGTGATTATCGTCGGCGGCGGTCTCGCCGGCCTCGTCGCGGCGAGGCACCTCGCCGGCGGCGGCGCCGACGTAACGCTGTACGAACGTCGTGGGACGGTCGGCGGCCGCGTCCGAACCGTCGAGCGCGACGGCTATCGGTTCGATCGCGGCTTTCAGGTGCTCTTTACCGCCTATCCTGCGGTCCGTCGTGAACTCGACCTCGAGGCGCTCTCGTTGCGTCAGTTCGCGCCGGGTGCCACAATCGGCGGTCCGAACGGCCGATCGACGCTTGCGGACCCGCTTCGGGAGCCCGGAACGATCCCAGCGACACTGACCAATCCGTTCGTCTCCGTCGGCGACGCGGTCCGCGTCGCCCGACTCTGGTGGAACCTCCGGCGAACCGACCCGGACGCGATATTCGCCGACGCTTCCGATACCAGTATCGCGGCATATCTCCGCGACCGTGGCTTTTCGAACCGGTTCGTCGACGGGTTCGTCGCTCCGTTCTACGGCGGGATCACCCTCGATCGTTCGCTTTCGACCTCGAGTCGTGTCTTCGAGTACACGTTCCGGACGCTCGCCGCGGGTGACATCGCCGTTCCGGCAAGCGGCATGGGCGAGATTCCGGCCCAGCTCGCCGCTCGAGTGCGGGAGCTCGGCGGAACGATCGAGACCGGAGTAACGGTCGAGTCTGTCTCGGAAGTCACGGACGACTCGAACACCGTCGAGGCGAGCGAACCCGACGGCGGTGTCACGGTCGAGACCGACGACGGGACCGCGGAGGCCGACGTCGTCGTCATCGCGACCGATCCGCCGTCTGCTCGGGATCTGACCGGCATCGCTTCGATCCCGACCGACGCGCGTGCCTGCGTCACCCAGTACTATGCGCTGCCTCCCGATACCGGCCTCGAGACCGGTCGACGGCTCCTATTGAACGCGACCGGAGAGGGGCCCAACCACGTCGTCCCGCACAGTGCGGTCGCGCCCGAATACGCTCCCGACGACGCAACGCTCATCAGCGCGACCTACCTCGGTGAGCGGTCTGAGACCTGCGAACAATCGACAGGCAGCGGTGCCAGTCGCGGGGCGAACGACCGCGAGATGAGTCTCGTCGATCGGACGCGGTCGACGCTCGAGTCGTGGTACCCCGGCCGTGGATTCGACGAGCTCGAGCCGATCCGTACCGAACGCATCTCGTTCGCCCAGTTCGAGCAACCGCCGGGATTCCGCGAGCGACTGCCGGACATACGGGACCCGGCCGGGCCCATATACCTCGCGGGCGACTACACGCGGTGGTCGTCTCTCCAGGGTGCGATGGAAAGCGGTCGACGCGCGGCGAAAGCGGTTATCGACGATCGATCGGGATGA
- a CDS encoding acyl-CoA thioesterase → MEEHPDEPMDSTDLVEKSEFQTVYENRARFAETDPQGIVFYGEYFTFQDEAVMAFMREMDYSYNHMLENGWQNHVVNSELNYCAGAEFGDVICNDVRVTEFGFASFTVEYRARRASDDEVLAEGTVTHVAVDLETGDPTRIPDAFRDAVVTFQSSLESTE, encoded by the coding sequence ATGGAAGAACACCCAGACGAACCGATGGATTCGACCGACCTGGTTGAGAAATCCGAATTCCAGACTGTCTACGAGAACCGCGCCAGATTTGCCGAGACCGACCCGCAGGGCATCGTCTTTTACGGCGAGTATTTCACGTTTCAGGACGAGGCCGTTATGGCATTCATGCGGGAAATGGACTACAGTTACAACCACATGCTCGAGAACGGCTGGCAGAACCACGTCGTTAACAGCGAACTGAACTATTGCGCCGGAGCCGAGTTCGGCGACGTTATTTGTAACGACGTGCGCGTGACCGAATTCGGCTTCGCGAGTTTCACGGTCGAGTACCGTGCTCGACGCGCATCCGACGACGAAGTTCTCGCCGAGGGGACGGTTACCCACGTCGCCGTCGACCTCGAAACGGGCGACCCCACCCGGATCCCCGACGCGTTCCGGGATGCCGTCGTGACCTTTCAGAGCAGTCTCGAGTCCACCGAGTGA
- a CDS encoding HalOD1 output domain-containing protein has translation MHPTIPHHSLTEENVSELEYHPTRPDVSGGSDSPRRVECRFDRDTPPSIAIVRAIAVIEDIDPTDSPTDLGITLYDHVDPAALDSIVTSGDTDSTITIDLTIRNDHQYSIRVQDTGRLVVEKTD, from the coding sequence GTGCACCCGACAATTCCACACCATTCGCTGACCGAAGAGAACGTGAGTGAGTTAGAGTATCACCCCACCAGACCCGACGTTTCAGGCGGTTCGGATTCCCCGAGGCGCGTTGAGTGCCGATTCGACCGCGATACACCGCCCAGTATCGCTATCGTCAGAGCCATCGCCGTCATCGAAGACATCGATCCGACGGACTCGCCGACCGACCTCGGGATTACCCTTTACGACCACGTCGATCCGGCGGCACTGGACAGTATCGTCACCAGCGGGGACACCGACAGTACTATTACTATCGATCTGACGATTCGCAACGATCATCAGTATTCGATTCGAGTTCAGGATACCGGCCGACTCGTCGTCGAAAAAACCGATTGA
- the artA gene encoding archaeosortase A — translation MPALPTSPVVFGAVLESVTAGSVPATPAAVSIGSIPLSDSLAWIAIGAFVAAMIFEWRGAVDPARYVAASAWVIFGVFWLTMAPHYYLEVKSPIETLLTVAALPLCVYTGYLLVQGRESLLLLSRAVAFMGIIYLPAETIPFVRTWLIETTAAQTHFGMELFGYSPGIEEGINGYQSRFAFDPDETVTGRTTYIIMSCTGIGSMAIFGGLIAAVKGPLKRKVAAFTLAIGVIWFLNLVRNVFIGLASPWGWFQQDFLVYIATEFMSAPADRTSYIVAHNFIAQSLSIIALLGITYLVVRILPEVLEPLEDVLYVLTGSEYDLADALGQEVRADGGSTAETASAATESEAADGPTGISESEIER, via the coding sequence ATGCCGGCCCTCCCAACGTCGCCCGTCGTCTTCGGCGCGGTTCTCGAATCCGTGACGGCGGGGTCGGTGCCCGCGACACCCGCCGCCGTGAGCATCGGGTCGATCCCGCTTTCGGATTCGCTCGCGTGGATCGCGATCGGTGCGTTCGTCGCGGCGATGATCTTCGAGTGGCGCGGTGCCGTCGATCCGGCACGATACGTCGCCGCGTCCGCCTGGGTCATCTTCGGCGTGTTCTGGCTGACGATGGCCCCTCACTACTACCTCGAGGTCAAGAGCCCGATCGAGACGCTGCTGACGGTGGCGGCGCTACCGCTGTGTGTTTACACCGGCTACCTGCTCGTTCAGGGACGGGAGTCGTTACTCCTGCTTTCGAGGGCCGTCGCGTTCATGGGCATAATCTACCTGCCGGCCGAAACGATCCCGTTCGTTCGCACCTGGCTGATCGAGACGACCGCCGCACAGACTCACTTCGGGATGGAGCTGTTCGGGTACAGTCCGGGGATCGAAGAGGGAATAAACGGTTATCAGAGCCGCTTCGCCTTCGATCCGGACGAGACGGTGACCGGCCGAACGACCTATATCATCATGTCGTGTACCGGGATCGGGAGCATGGCCATCTTCGGCGGACTGATCGCCGCGGTAAAAGGGCCACTCAAGCGGAAAGTCGCCGCCTTCACGCTCGCCATCGGCGTCATCTGGTTTCTCAACCTCGTTCGAAACGTGTTCATCGGCCTCGCTTCTCCGTGGGGCTGGTTCCAGCAGGATTTCCTCGTGTACATCGCCACGGAGTTCATGAGCGCTCCCGCCGACCGGACCTCCTACATCGTTGCACACAACTTCATCGCCCAGTCGCTGTCGATCATCGCCCTGCTGGGGATCACGTACCTCGTCGTCCGCATCCTCCCGGAGGTCCTCGAGCCTCTCGAGGACGTTCTCTACGTCCTGACGGGCTCCGAGTACGACCTCGCGGACGCGCTCGGTCAGGAAGTCCGGGCCGACGGCGGGTCGACGGCCGAAACGGCATCTGCCGCGACGGAATCGGAAGCCGCCGACGGGCCAACCGGCATCTCCGAATCCGAGATCGAGCGATGA
- the gatB gene encoding Asp-tRNA(Asn)/Glu-tRNA(Gln) amidotransferase subunit GatB, whose amino-acid sequence MTAQTVQQGDLVTVIGLEVHVQLETDTKIFCGCSTEQTDEPNDTVCPVCLGLPGALPVLNEAAVEAAVKIGKAIDADIPEETRFHRKNYYYPDLPKNFQITQYDEPICQDGEIEISVEGQRRTVAIERAHLEEDPGSLQHVGGGGGIDSAEYTLVDYNRAGTPLMEIVTAPDFRSPGEVRAFLAELEEVLEYLGVFDADRDGSLRIDANLSIIPDDEIDSDDASVIGEDALAAANRTEVKNISSHKGAEKALAYEETRQKNAIQRGRAVEQETRHWDESRGITVSMRSKEEEKDYRYFEEADLPPLRVSGWKDEISIPELPTARRERFQDEYGLSEEAASKLTSTKQVADFYENVAGEFDPDLAATWVADNLLGELNYRDIEITEIESRLEEVTRLVELVAEDEITAKNARETVLRSMLDDGRTPDEVVAEEGLGKTGEDEVQQAVVEAIDENPGAVDDYESGDDGAINFLVGQVMQKTGGSADPGDVNQLLRSELEG is encoded by the coding sequence ATGACTGCCCAGACCGTCCAGCAGGGCGACCTCGTGACCGTCATCGGCCTCGAGGTCCACGTCCAGCTGGAGACCGACACGAAAATCTTCTGTGGGTGTTCGACCGAGCAGACCGACGAACCCAACGACACCGTCTGCCCGGTCTGTCTCGGCTTGCCGGGCGCGCTGCCGGTTCTCAACGAGGCAGCCGTCGAAGCCGCCGTCAAGATCGGCAAGGCGATCGACGCCGACATCCCCGAGGAGACGCGGTTCCACCGGAAGAACTACTACTACCCCGACCTGCCCAAGAATTTCCAGATCACCCAGTACGACGAGCCGATCTGTCAGGACGGCGAAATCGAAATCTCCGTCGAGGGGCAACGCCGGACCGTCGCGATCGAGCGCGCCCACCTCGAGGAGGACCCGGGTAGCCTGCAACACGTCGGCGGCGGTGGCGGGATCGATTCGGCGGAGTACACCCTCGTCGACTACAACCGGGCGGGTACGCCGCTGATGGAGATCGTCACGGCCCCGGACTTCCGCAGCCCCGGCGAAGTGCGGGCCTTCCTGGCCGAACTCGAGGAAGTCCTCGAGTACCTGGGCGTCTTCGACGCCGACCGAGACGGGAGTCTGCGGATCGACGCCAACCTCTCGATCATCCCCGACGACGAAATCGACAGCGACGACGCCTCCGTGATCGGCGAGGACGCACTCGCCGCGGCGAACCGGACCGAGGTCAAGAACATCTCGAGCCACAAGGGCGCGGAGAAAGCGCTGGCCTACGAGGAAACCCGTCAGAAGAACGCGATTCAGCGCGGACGGGCGGTCGAACAGGAAACTCGCCACTGGGACGAATCCCGCGGGATCACGGTCTCGATGCGCTCCAAGGAAGAAGAAAAGGACTACCGCTATTTCGAGGAGGCCGACCTCCCGCCGCTGCGCGTTTCGGGATGGAAAGACGAGATCTCGATTCCGGAGCTCCCTACAGCCCGCCGCGAGCGGTTTCAGGACGAATACGGACTCAGCGAGGAAGCGGCCTCGAAGCTCACCTCGACGAAACAGGTCGCGGACTTCTACGAGAACGTCGCGGGCGAGTTCGACCCCGACCTCGCGGCAACGTGGGTCGCGGACAACCTGCTCGGCGAACTCAACTATCGAGACATCGAAATTACCGAGATCGAGAGCCGTCTCGAGGAAGTGACCCGACTCGTCGAACTCGTCGCGGAAGACGAGATCACGGCGAAAAATGCCCGCGAAACGGTCCTTCGCTCGATGCTCGACGACGGCCGAACGCCGGACGAGGTCGTCGCCGAGGAAGGACTGGGCAAGACCGGCGAAGACGAGGTTCAGCAGGCCGTCGTCGAAGCGATCGACGAGAACCCGGGCGCCGTCGACGACTACGAATCGGGTGACGACGGCGCGATCAACTTCCTCGTCGGACAGGTCATGCAAAAGACCGGCGGCAGTGCGGACCCGGGCGACGTCAACCAACTCCTGCGGAGCGAACTCGAGGGGTAA
- a CDS encoding TIGR00341 family protein yields MRLLTVITSSQSSTDEVTAIIDHHDLEYSLTDHTDGKSRTITVPAPAHAVEPLEDDLASVEGDVAIVVEEPMAIVGKGWDDSPPDGRREWLSFERISRSELRSKAQSQLPSLVIFAAMTAISGIVATTGVLLNSLAVLVGAMVIAPLLGPAMASSAATVLDERRLFVRGVKHQLVGISVATTSALAFAIFARSSSVITGAVNLQASLGLGSHGLPPSLLVTVAVCSGIAGGLGMATTGITDLIGVMIAAAIMPPIGVVGVGVAWGEPAAVLGSLVVVAVNVIAINVGAIGTLWTVGFHPSDRSRIRTTRGAIIRRVVVLTALLLLSIRLLEAVSNGL; encoded by the coding sequence ATGCGTTTGCTGACGGTGATCACGTCATCGCAGTCGAGTACCGACGAGGTTACTGCGATCATCGACCACCACGATCTCGAGTACAGTCTCACCGATCACACCGACGGCAAGAGCCGAACGATCACGGTTCCCGCACCCGCACACGCGGTCGAACCGCTCGAGGACGATCTCGCATCGGTCGAGGGCGACGTGGCGATCGTCGTCGAAGAACCGATGGCGATCGTCGGGAAAGGGTGGGACGATTCGCCGCCCGACGGGCGACGCGAGTGGCTCTCGTTCGAGCGGATTTCCCGGAGCGAGTTGCGGTCGAAAGCGCAGTCACAGCTGCCCTCGCTCGTCATCTTCGCCGCGATGACGGCGATCAGCGGTATCGTCGCTACGACCGGCGTCTTGTTGAATTCGCTTGCGGTTCTGGTCGGTGCGATGGTGATCGCTCCCTTACTCGGGCCGGCGATGGCATCGAGCGCCGCGACGGTCCTCGACGAGCGCCGACTGTTCGTCCGCGGCGTCAAACACCAGCTCGTCGGGATCAGCGTCGCCACCACGAGCGCGCTCGCGTTCGCGATATTCGCACGCAGCTCGAGCGTCATCACCGGCGCAGTCAACCTCCAGGCGAGCCTCGGGCTCGGCAGCCACGGTCTGCCGCCGTCGCTACTCGTGACCGTCGCGGTCTGTTCAGGCATCGCCGGCGGCCTCGGAATGGCGACGACCGGTATCACGGACCTCATCGGAGTCATGATCGCAGCCGCGATCATGCCGCCGATCGGCGTCGTCGGCGTCGGCGTCGCCTGGGGCGAGCCCGCGGCAGTACTCGGCTCGCTCGTCGTCGTCGCAGTCAACGTCATCGCCATCAACGTCGGCGCGATCGGGACCCTCTGGACCGTCGGCTTTCATCCCTCGGACCGCTCGCGGATCAGGACCACCAGGGGTGCCATCATCCGACGAGTCGTCGTATTAACTGCACTACTACTGCTCTCGATTCGCCTCCTCGAGGCCGTCTCCAACGGACTCTGA
- a CDS encoding MarR family transcriptional regulator: protein MVDVLDNKRAATRFRILVQIAERQPAVSQGEIAEEVGVTSQAVSEYIRELVDDGLVEKEGRSRYRVTREGVDWLFRAADDVRRFADHVTGDVLGAMSEDAYIATEDVEEGETVSLSVKDGLLHANPGAGGPATGIATTDAAAGTDVGVTSFEGVMDLEPGSVTVLQVPSIRTGGSRAIAEETVTDACEDADLVAATGVEAIVACRQAGADPDVTFAVGEVAADAANHGLIVTAVATTDAVGRVTDALRDADVSYEVLEG, encoded by the coding sequence ATGGTCGACGTCCTCGACAACAAGCGGGCCGCGACGCGATTTCGCATACTCGTACAGATCGCCGAGCGCCAGCCCGCAGTCAGTCAAGGGGAAATCGCCGAGGAGGTCGGCGTGACGAGCCAGGCCGTCAGCGAGTACATTCGGGAACTGGTCGACGATGGGCTCGTCGAGAAAGAGGGCCGATCGCGCTATCGCGTAACCCGCGAGGGAGTCGACTGGCTCTTCCGCGCCGCCGACGACGTCCGCCGGTTCGCCGACCACGTCACAGGCGACGTACTGGGCGCGATGAGCGAAGACGCCTACATCGCCACGGAGGACGTCGAAGAAGGTGAGACGGTCTCTCTGTCCGTCAAAGACGGGCTACTCCACGCAAATCCCGGAGCCGGCGGGCCCGCAACCGGGATCGCGACGACCGACGCCGCGGCCGGGACCGATGTCGGCGTCACCAGCTTCGAAGGCGTCATGGATCTCGAGCCGGGTTCCGTCACCGTCCTGCAGGTTCCCTCGATCCGAACCGGCGGGAGTCGCGCCATCGCCGAGGAGACCGTCACCGACGCCTGCGAGGATGCCGATCTCGTCGCCGCCACCGGCGTCGAGGCCATCGTCGCTTGCCGGCAGGCAGGCGCCGACCCCGACGTCACGTTCGCCGTCGGCGAAGTGGCGGCGGACGCTGCCAACCACGGTCTTATCGTGACCGCCGTCGCGACGACGGACGCCGTCGGCCGCGTCACCGACGCACTGCGGGACGCTGACGTTTCCTACGAAGTGCTCGAAGGGTAA